The Daucus carota subsp. sativus chromosome 7, DH1 v3.0, whole genome shotgun sequence genome window below encodes:
- the LOC108196288 gene encoding uncharacterized protein LOC108196288 isoform X2 — protein MANKLKSQSSHSPSMRQLRCKFTRIVCNHDQLKIAFHQLKSQIESGLKEAEDVFRSLAIPLSKLVGLKTVEMAEEGRYSNFFMTSELQTQNCWGNNGRTDSSEGSPSATDRVHQTHKFEEDFTTRATTAGKDLMQKQKFQLTQLVYLLKKIEAQVNSSQNEVSQNISDHQVSMQKYFEKAIRYVSTFYQSGQNYEAFLVTIQILKATFSRVHNVLGSVEGDVDNMMNKLATLMCNPMIEYVKGLKAEITSGTFPKLLTIVEEMVEANKDRRLELEEARMKLKGAEEWKIEALGRLQESEGRARKMKVQLGLLLESEKRSLNLERNTGKETKDEKLLWELLKKKRKYQPPDSPFAQTGFLCTGTSNTQRKLTNGRSLIHCKPIKRSCVQGLNPQTPRLDYLIPLGSTPSTTTHNCFKMRKRITP, from the exons ATGGCGAATAAGCTGAAATCACAATCCTCTCATTCTCCATCGATGCGCCAGCTCCGCTGCAAATTCACTCGAATCGTCTGTAATCACGATCAGCTCAAAATCGCTTTTCATCAGCTCAAATCGCAGATCGAAAGCGGCCTAAAAGAA GCTGAAGATGTGTTTAGGTCACTTGCAATTCCGTTATCGAAGCTCGTTGGCTTGAAGACCGTTGAAATGGCTGAAGAAGGACGATATAGCAATTTTTTCATGACTTCTGAATTACAAACTCAG AATTGTTGGGGAAACAATGGCAGAACAGATTCTTCAGAAGGCTCGCCATCCGCGACAGATAGAGTACATCAAACACACAAGTTTGAG GAAGACTTTACTACTAGAGCCACCACTGCAGGGAAAGATCTGATGCAGAAACAGAAATTTCAACTAACACAGTTAGTTTACCTTCTTAAAAAAATCGAAGCTCAGGTTAACTCTAGCCAAAATGAAGTTTCTCAGAACATCAGTGACCATCAAGTCTCCATGCAGAAGTACTTTGAAAAAGCTATTAGATATGTATCTACTTTTTATCAGTCTGGTCAAAACTATGAAGCCTTTCTTGTCACAATCCAAATCCTTAAAGCCACATTTTCTCGAGTGCATAATGTCCTTGGATCTGTAGAGGGAGATGTTGACAATATGATGAATAAACTTGCTACATTAATGTGTAATCCGATGATTGAGTATGTCAAGGGCTTGAAAGCTGAAATAACATCAGGAACGTTCCCAAAGTTGTTGACAATAGTGGAAGAAATGGTAGAAGCAAATAAAGATCGAAGACTAGAATTAGAGGAAGCAAGAATGAAGTTGAAAGGGGCAGAAGAATGGAAGATTGAGGCTTTGGGCAGATTGCAGGAATCAGAGGGGCGAGCAAGGAAGATGAAAGTGCAGCTAGGACTCTTATTGGAATCTGAAAAGAGGTCCTTGAACTTGGAGCGTAACACTGGGAAAGAG ACAAAAGATGAGAAGTTGTTGTGGGAACTACTGAAGAAAAAGAGGAAATACCAACCACCAGACAGTCCATTTGCACAAACAGGATTCCTGTGCACTGGGACCAGCAACACACAGAGGAAATTAACAAATGGGAGGTCATTAATCCATTGCAAACCCATCAAACGTAGCTGTGTCCAGGGATTAAATCCACAAACCCCGCGCTTGGATTACTTGATACCCCTAGGTTCAACACCTTCAACGACAACTCATAATTGCTTTAAAATGCGCAAGCGCATTACACCATGA
- the LOC108194958 gene encoding valerianol synthase TPS8-like has translation MAVLKLEAYSKERDALKSEVKNMLVFAASGKMTEELILINTIERLGVAYNFQEYIEERLVDLCKNCFETDQHHDLFTTSTCFRIFRQHGYNITSDIFSKFKIEGKFDEAISKDQMSTLSLFEAAQLRITEEAILDEALAFTTSHLNAMAKSSNLESGLLSRQIMHALEQPLHKGLPRIEAKHFISFYEEDPSRNDLLLKFAKLDFNLVQMLYKQELSQVKRWWADLDFDSKLPQFRSRVVEGYFLDVSILYEPCYAVGRIMFTKVLCALSIADDLYNAYGTMDELDLYTKAIERFDFESVEGLQGHSKECYITCLNVLREFDDEIIKMGRYYDVSYLKEVFKANLICYHIEAKWREINYVPTFKEYFPNALTSSGVWILGVASILGMGHVDTVKACEWALTKPKVILVAEANGCIINDIAGFEEHNRAHVATSIDCYIKEHGVSKERAVAELDEMIDNTWKEMSEACLRPTPVPMQFITVFLNLMRVCYVTYKAGDGYTHPEQQLKDEINFILDPIVI, from the exons ATGGCTGTTTTAAAATTGGAGGCGTATTCCAAAGAACGTGATGCGCTGAAAAGTGAAGTAAAGAACATGCTTGTGTTTGCAGCAAGCGGCAAAATGACAGAAGAACTTATATTAATTAACACCATTGAACGCTTAGGTGTTGCGTACAATTTTCAGGAATATATTGAAGAAAGGCTGGTGGATTTGTGTAAGAACTGCTTCGAAACTGACCAACATCATGATCTTTTCACTACATCTACTTGCTTTAGGATTTTCAGACAACATGGCTATAACATCACTTCTG ATATATTTAGCAAATTCAAAATTGAGGGGAAATTTGATGAAGCTATTAGCAAAGACCAGATGAGTACACTGAGCTTGTTTGAAGCAGCACAATTAAGAATAACTGAAGAAGCCATCTTAGATGAAGCCCTTGCTTTCACAACTTCTCACCTCAATGCAATGGCTAAAAGTAGTAACTTGGAGTCGGGATTACTAAGTAGGCAAATCATGCATGCCTTAGAGCAGCCCCTCCACAAGGGCCTTCCAAGAATCGAGGCCAAACATTTCATCTCTTTCTATGAGGAGGATCCATCTCGAAATGACTTGCTACTCAAGTTCGCGAAGCTAGATTTCAATCTAGTGCAAATGTTATACAAGCAGGAATTGTCCCAAGTCAAAAG GTGGTGGGCTGATTTGGACTTCGACTCAAAACTACCTCAGTTCAGGAGTAGAGTAGTTGAAGGTTATTTCCTGGATGTCTCAATATTGTATGAACCCTGCTATGCTGTAGGACGAATCATGTTCACCAAAGTACTTTGCGCCCTATCAATAGCTGATGACCTCTATAATGCATATGGCACAATGGATGAACTGGATCTGTACACGAAAGCAATCGAGCG GTTTGATTTCGAAAGTGTAGAAGGCCTTCAAGGTCATTCAAAAGAGTGCTACATCACTTGCCTAAATGTCTTGCGTGAATTTGATGATGAAATTATAAAGATGGGAAGATATTATGATGTTTCTTATCTTAAAGAAGTG TTCAAGGCAAACTTAATATGTTATCATATAGAGGCCAAGTGGCGTGAGATAAACTATGTGCCAACATTTAAGGAATACTTCCCCAACGCATTAACTTCATCAGGCGTATGGATTCTGGGAGTAGCAAGTATTCTGGGGATGGGGCATGTTGATACCGTTAAAGCCTGCGAGTGGGCACTAACAAAACCAAAAGTAATTCTTGTAGCTGAAGCAAATGGGTGCATCATTAATGATATAGCAGGCTTTGAG GAACATAACAGAGCACATGTCGCTACATCTATTGATTGCTACATAAAGGAGCATGGGGTTTCTAAGGAAAGAGCTGTGGCCGAGTTAGATGAAATGATTGACAATACATGGAAGGAGATGAGTGAGGCATGCCTAAGGCCAACGCCAGTTCCGATGCAATTTATCACCGTGTTTCTGAATTTAATGAGAGTGTGTTATGTTACTTACAAGGCCGGGGACGGATATACTCATCCCGAGCAACAATTGAAGGATGAAATCAACTTTATACTTGATCCTATAGTTATATGA
- the LOC108195322 gene encoding floricaula/leafy homolog isoform X1, translated as MDRGNNEAFVIKWDTRNHCLAPPPPPQPPVTQPTRLYEAAVAPPPAFSVGRENREVSGLVELFQAYGIRYYTAAKIAELGFTVNTLLDMRDEELDEMMNSLSQIFRWDLLVGERYGIKASVRAERRRLDDEDDSRRLRQFHDTALDALSQEGLSEEHVQQEKEAAASGGGGTWEAAASGKKQQRRKKAKSKISSMEDDEADSDRADHTKDDNVATVERQREHPFIVTEPGEVARGKKNGLDYLFHLYEQCREFLVHVQSIAKEKGEKCPTKVTNQVFRYAKKAGASYINKPKMRHYVHCYALHCLDEEASNALRRLYKERGENVGAWRQACYKPLVAIAAQKGWDIDLIFNTHPRLSIWYVPTKLRQLCHAERSCVAASAAATTGTHHLTF; from the exons atggatcGTGGCAATAACGAAGCATTCGTGATCAAATGGGACACGAGAAATCACTGCCTTGCTCCCCCGCCACCACCGCAGCCACCTGTAACGCAACCAACCAGGCTTTACGAAGCGGCTGTGGCCCCACCACCGGCGTTCTCAGTGGGCCGGGAAAACAGAGAGGTCAGTGGGCTTGTGGAGTTGTTTCAGGCCTATGGTATCAGGTACTACACGGCTGCGAAGATTGCTGAGTTGGGCTTCACTGTCAACACTCTTCTTGATATGAGAGATGAGGAGCTGGATGAGATGATGAATAGTCTCTCTCAGATTTTTCGTTGGGATCTTCTGGTTGGGGAGAGGTATGGCATTAAGGCTTCGGTGAGAGCCGAACGTCGTCGacttgatgatgaagatgattcgCGTCGGTTGCGGCAGTTTCATGATACTGCCCTCGATGCACTCTCGCAAGAAG GATTATCAGAGGAGCATGTTCAGCAAGAGAAGGAAGCAGCGGCGAGTGGCGGAGGAGGGACTTGGGAGGCAGCGGCGAGTGGAAAAAAGCAGCAACGACGGAAGAAGGCCAAGTCGAAAATAAGTTCGATGGAGGATGATGAGGCTGATAGTGATCGAGCGGATCACACTAAAGACGACAATGTGGCGACTGTTGAGAGGCAGAGGGAGCATCCATTCATTGTGACGGAACCAGGAGAGGTAGCTCGCGGAAAAAAGAACGGCCTGGATTACTTATTCCATCTCTATGAGCAGTGCCGTGAATTTCTTGTCCATGTCCAAAGTATTGCCAAGGAGAAAGGTGAAAAATGTCCCACCAAG GTGACAAACCAAGTGTTCAGGTACGCGAAGAAAGCAGGAGCAAGCTACATCAACAAGCCCAAAATGCGACATTATGTGCACTGCTACGCGCTTCATTGCCTGGACGAGGAGGCCTCTAATGCATTGAGGAGATTATACAAAGAACGAGGAGAGAATGTGGGAGCTTGGAGGCAGGCTTGTTACAAGCCTTTAGTGGCCATAGCAGCTCAAAAAGGCTGGGATATCGACCTCATCTTCAACACACATCCCCGGCTTTCTATCTGGTATGTGCCCACCAAGCTGCGTCAGCTTTGCCATGCTGAGCGCAGCTGCGTTGCGGCTTCTGCAGCTGCAACAACTGGGACTCATCATCTGACCTTCTAA
- the LOC108196289 gene encoding cationic amino acid transporter 1-like isoform X2 gives MSELRKSSSMIQSVVREVALLCPLILRVLGNTKSWLTDRLLTQSSDESELHKMRARCQNEMTKLLNWFDMMWFGSVLGAGVFFLTGQAARDYVGPAVIISYLISGLSALLSVLCYTEFSVDLPVAGGSFLFLFFCGKSGGSFVYLRVELGQKSNMIQRSNFFLSNL, from the exons ATGTCTGAG TTGAGGAAAAGCTCAAGTATGATACAATCGGTGGTGAGAGAGGTAGCTTTACTGTGTCCACTCATCTTAAG GGTGTTAGGAAACACAAAATCGTGGCTTACTGATCGTCTCTTGACGCAATCCAGTGATGAATCTGAGTTACACAAAATGCGTGCTAGGTGCCAGAATGAGATGACGAAGTTGTTAAACTGGTTTGATATGATGTGGTTTGGTTCTGTTTTGGGAGCTGGAGTTTTTTTCCTCACTGGACAAGCTGCTAGGGATTATGTTGGGCCTGCTGTCATAATATCATACCTCATTTCAGGTTTGTCTGCTCTGCTTTCTGTCCTTTGTTATACTGAATTTTCTGTGGACCTTCCTGTTGCTGGAggctcatttttatttttatttttttgtggtAAATCTGGAGGCTCATTTGTGTATCTAAGAGTAGAGCTTGGTCAAAAGTCTAATATGATTCAAAGGTCtaatttctttttatcaaaCCTTTAA
- the LOC108196264 gene encoding glycine--tRNA ligase, mitochondrial 1 has product MFLFFPQPHLRPLLNSLKLSSYTHTLLQYTHHCRHHSTKMAAAAVPAAAQEAQNREAFRQAVVNTLERRLFYIPSFKIYRGVAGLFDYGPPGCAVKANVLAFWRQHFVLEENMLEVDCPSVTPEIVLKASGHVDKFTDLMVKDEKTGTCYRADHLLKDFCKEKLEKDATLTAEKGAEYKHILAVLDDLSPEELGAKIKEYGITAPDTKNPLSAPYPFNLMFQTSIGPSGLSPGYMRPETAQGIFVNFKDLYYYNGSKLPFAAAQIGQAFRNEISPRQGLLRVREFTLAEIEHFVDPEDKSHPKFAEVASLEFLMFPREDQVSGRSERKLVIGEAVAQGIVNNETLGYFIGRVYLFLTHLGIDKERLRFRQHLANEMAHYAADCWDAEIESSYGWIECVGIADRSAYDLRAHMDKSGVALVAHEKFAEPKEVEKLVITPIKKELGLAFKGKQKMVVEALEAMGEKEAMEMKAALESKGEVDFRVCTLEKDVTIKMNMLTISKEKKKEHQRVFIPSVIEPSFGIGRIIYCLYEHSFYTRPSRDGDEQLNVFRFPPLVAPIKCTVFPLVQNQEYEEIAKRIAKSLIAAGISYKIDITGTSIGKRYARTDELGVPLAITVDSTTSVTIRERDSKKQIRVSIEEVSSVVKEVTEGLSTWNDVLWKYPTHSS; this is encoded by the exons atgtttttgttttttccaCAGCCCCACCTGCGACCACTACTAAATTCTCTAAAATTATCCTCATATACACACACGCTTTTACAATACACACACCACTGTAGGCACCACAGCACCAAAATGGCGGCGGCGGCAGTCCCAGCAGCAGCTCAGGAGGCGCAGAACCGAGAGGCGTTTCGTCAAGCCGTGGTGAACACTCTAGAGCGGCGGCTGTTTTATATACCATCGTTCAAGATTTACAGAGGTGTTGCTGGGCTTTTTGATTATGGGCCTCCGGGTTGCGCCGTTAAGGCCAATGTTCTTGCCTTTTGGCGTCAG CATTTTGTTCTCGAAGAGAACATGTTGGAGGTTGATTGTCCCTCTGTGACACCAGAGATTGTGCTTAAGGCTTCAGGTCATGTCGACAAGTTCACAGACCTGATGGTGAAGGATGAAAAGACAGGTACTTGTTACCGTGCCGATCACTTGCTCAAAGACTTCTGCAAAGAGAAGCTAGAAAAAGATGCTACCCTCACTGCTGAGAAAGGAGCAGAATATAAACATATTCTTGCTGTACTGGATGATCTTTCACCTGAAGAACTGGGTGCAAAAATCAAGGAATACGGGATTACTGCTCCAGATACAAAGAATCCACTCTCTGCTCCCTATCCATTTAACTTAATGTTTCAGACGTCAATTGGTCCATCTGGTTTGAGTCCAGG ATACATGCGCCCTGAAACTGCTCAAGGTATTTTTGTTAACTTCAAGGACTTGTACTATTACAATGGGAGCAAGCTTCCCTTTGCTGCTGCTCAAATTGGCCAAGCTTTTAGGAATGAG ATATCTCCCCGCCAAGGTCTTCTAAGGGTTCGTGAGTTCACACTGGCTGAGATTGAACATTTTGTTGACCCTGAAGATAAGTCTCACCCAAAATTTGCAGAAGTTGCAAGCTTAGAGTTCCTGATGTTTCCAAGAGAAGACCAAGTGTCTGGACGATCTGAAAGGAAACTAGTTATAGGTGAAGCAGTTGCTCAG GGAATTGTCAACAATGAAACGCTAGGCTACTTTATAGGGAGAGTATATTTGTTCCTGACTCACTTGGGAATTGATAAAGAGCGATTACGTTTCCGGCAACATCTGGCAAATGAGATGGCACACTATGCTGCAGACTGTTGGGATGCTGAGATTGAATCTTCGTATGGCTGGATTGAGTGTGTTGGTATTGCTGATAGATCTGCATACGATTTGCGTGCCCACATG GATAAAAGTGGTGTGGCTCTTGTGGCACATGAAAAATTTGCAGAACCTAAAGAAGTGGAG AAACTTGTTATAACTCCAATCAAGAAAGAGTTGGGCCTGGCATTCAAGGGGAAGCAAAAGATGGTGGTTGAAGCGCTGGAG GCCATGGGAGAAAAAGAAGCAATGGAAATGAAAGCTGCTTTGGAGTCTAAAGGAGAGGTGGATTTCCGTGTTTGCACTCTTGAAAAGGATGTCACTATAAAGATGAACATGTTGACAATCtccaaggaaaagaaaaaagaacacCAAAGGGTGTTCATTCCTTCAGTAATTGAACCATCCTTTGGTATTGGAAGGATCATCTACTGTTTGTATGAGCATTCATTCTATACAAGACCAAGTAGAGATGGGGATGAACAGTTAAATGTTTTTCGTTTTCCTCCACTGGTAGCACCTATAAAGTGCACTGTTTTCCCTTTGGTTCAAAATCAAGAGTATGAGGAAATTGCTAAACGCATTGCCAAGTCATTGATTGCTGCTGGGATATCTTATAAAATTGATATAACAG GTACATCGATAGGCAAGCGATATGCCAGAACAGATGAATTAGGTGTCCCATTGGCCATTACAGTAGATTCAACAACCTCAGTGACAATTCGGGAGAGGGACAGCAAGAAGCAGATTCGTGTGAGCATAGAAGAGGTTTCATCTGTGGTGAAGGAAGTGACCGAGGGTCTGAGCACATGGAATGATGTATTGTGGAAATACCCAACCCATTCGTCTTGA
- the LOC108195322 gene encoding floricaula/leafy homolog isoform X2: protein MDRGNNEAFVIKWDTRNHCLAPPPPPQPPVTQPTRLYEAAVAPPPAFSVGRENREVSGLVELFQAYGIRYYTAAKIAELGFTVNTLLDMRDEELDEMMNSLSQIFRWDLLVGERYGIKASVRAERRRLDDEDDSRRLRQFHDTALDALSQEEEHVQQEKEAAASGGGGTWEAAASGKKQQRRKKAKSKISSMEDDEADSDRADHTKDDNVATVERQREHPFIVTEPGEVARGKKNGLDYLFHLYEQCREFLVHVQSIAKEKGEKCPTKVTNQVFRYAKKAGASYINKPKMRHYVHCYALHCLDEEASNALRRLYKERGENVGAWRQACYKPLVAIAAQKGWDIDLIFNTHPRLSIWYVPTKLRQLCHAERSCVAASAAATTGTHHLTF, encoded by the exons atggatcGTGGCAATAACGAAGCATTCGTGATCAAATGGGACACGAGAAATCACTGCCTTGCTCCCCCGCCACCACCGCAGCCACCTGTAACGCAACCAACCAGGCTTTACGAAGCGGCTGTGGCCCCACCACCGGCGTTCTCAGTGGGCCGGGAAAACAGAGAGGTCAGTGGGCTTGTGGAGTTGTTTCAGGCCTATGGTATCAGGTACTACACGGCTGCGAAGATTGCTGAGTTGGGCTTCACTGTCAACACTCTTCTTGATATGAGAGATGAGGAGCTGGATGAGATGATGAATAGTCTCTCTCAGATTTTTCGTTGGGATCTTCTGGTTGGGGAGAGGTATGGCATTAAGGCTTCGGTGAGAGCCGAACGTCGTCGacttgatgatgaagatgattcgCGTCGGTTGCGGCAGTTTCATGATACTGCCCTCGATGCACTCTCGCAAGAAG AGGAGCATGTTCAGCAAGAGAAGGAAGCAGCGGCGAGTGGCGGAGGAGGGACTTGGGAGGCAGCGGCGAGTGGAAAAAAGCAGCAACGACGGAAGAAGGCCAAGTCGAAAATAAGTTCGATGGAGGATGATGAGGCTGATAGTGATCGAGCGGATCACACTAAAGACGACAATGTGGCGACTGTTGAGAGGCAGAGGGAGCATCCATTCATTGTGACGGAACCAGGAGAGGTAGCTCGCGGAAAAAAGAACGGCCTGGATTACTTATTCCATCTCTATGAGCAGTGCCGTGAATTTCTTGTCCATGTCCAAAGTATTGCCAAGGAGAAAGGTGAAAAATGTCCCACCAAG GTGACAAACCAAGTGTTCAGGTACGCGAAGAAAGCAGGAGCAAGCTACATCAACAAGCCCAAAATGCGACATTATGTGCACTGCTACGCGCTTCATTGCCTGGACGAGGAGGCCTCTAATGCATTGAGGAGATTATACAAAGAACGAGGAGAGAATGTGGGAGCTTGGAGGCAGGCTTGTTACAAGCCTTTAGTGGCCATAGCAGCTCAAAAAGGCTGGGATATCGACCTCATCTTCAACACACATCCCCGGCTTTCTATCTGGTATGTGCCCACCAAGCTGCGTCAGCTTTGCCATGCTGAGCGCAGCTGCGTTGCGGCTTCTGCAGCTGCAACAACTGGGACTCATCATCTGACCTTCTAA
- the LOC108196289 gene encoding cationic amino acid transporter 1-like isoform X1 — protein sequence MYSLFHEFFALPVEEKLKYDTIGGERGSFTVSTHLKRKMVVGDSSGQGIVRTMRYGCNINNFLPEESFKSWGNYGRVLGNTKSWLTDRLLTQSSDESELHKMRARCQNEMTKLLNWFDMMWFGSVLGAGVFFLTGQAARDYVGPAVIISYLISGSFVYLRVELGQKSNMIQRSNFFLSNL from the exons ATGTATAGTCTTTTCCATGAATTCTTTGCTTTGCCAGTTGAGGAAAAGCTCAAGTATGATACAATCGGTGGTGAGAGAGGTAGCTTTACTGTGTCCACTCATCTTAAG AGAAAGATGGTGGTTGGTGATAGCAGTGGCCAGGGGATTGTCAGAACAATGCGTTACGGATGTAATATAAACAATTTTCTTCCTGAAGAATCATTTAAAAGCTGGGGAAATTATGGCAGGGTGTTAGGAAACACAAAATCGTGGCTTACTGATCGTCTCTTGACGCAATCCAGTGATGAATCTGAGTTACACAAAATGCGTGCTAGGTGCCAGAATGAGATGACGAAGTTGTTAAACTGGTTTGATATGATGTGGTTTGGTTCTGTTTTGGGAGCTGGAGTTTTTTTCCTCACTGGACAAGCTGCTAGGGATTATGTTGGGCCTGCTGTCATAATATCATACCTCATTTCAG GCTCATTTGTGTATCTAAGAGTAGAGCTTGGTCAAAAGTCTAATATGATTCAAAGGTCtaatttctttttatcaaaCCTTTAA
- the LOC108196288 gene encoding uncharacterized protein LOC108196288 isoform X1, with the protein MANKLKSQSSHSPSMRQLRCKFTRIVCNHDQLKIAFHQLKSQIESGLKEAEDVFRSLAIPLSKLVGLKTVEMAEEGRYSNFFMTSELQTQNCWGNNGRTDSSEGSPSATDRVHQTHKFEEDFTTRATTAGKDLMQKQKFQLTQLVYLLKKIEAQVNSSQNEVSQNISDHQVSMQKYFEKAIRYVSTFYQSGQNYEAFLVTIQILKATFSRVHNVLGSVEGDVDNMMNKLATLMCNPMIEYVKGLKAEITSGTFPKLLTIVEEMVEANKDRRLELEEARMKLKGAEEWKIEALGRLQESEGRARKMKVQLGLLLESEKRSLNLERNTGKEFLCLREDQTKDEKLLWELLKKKRKYQPPDSPFAQTGFLCTGTSNTQRKLTNGRSLIHCKPIKRSCVQGLNPQTPRLDYLIPLGSTPSTTTHNCFKMRKRITP; encoded by the exons ATGGCGAATAAGCTGAAATCACAATCCTCTCATTCTCCATCGATGCGCCAGCTCCGCTGCAAATTCACTCGAATCGTCTGTAATCACGATCAGCTCAAAATCGCTTTTCATCAGCTCAAATCGCAGATCGAAAGCGGCCTAAAAGAA GCTGAAGATGTGTTTAGGTCACTTGCAATTCCGTTATCGAAGCTCGTTGGCTTGAAGACCGTTGAAATGGCTGAAGAAGGACGATATAGCAATTTTTTCATGACTTCTGAATTACAAACTCAG AATTGTTGGGGAAACAATGGCAGAACAGATTCTTCAGAAGGCTCGCCATCCGCGACAGATAGAGTACATCAAACACACAAGTTTGAG GAAGACTTTACTACTAGAGCCACCACTGCAGGGAAAGATCTGATGCAGAAACAGAAATTTCAACTAACACAGTTAGTTTACCTTCTTAAAAAAATCGAAGCTCAGGTTAACTCTAGCCAAAATGAAGTTTCTCAGAACATCAGTGACCATCAAGTCTCCATGCAGAAGTACTTTGAAAAAGCTATTAGATATGTATCTACTTTTTATCAGTCTGGTCAAAACTATGAAGCCTTTCTTGTCACAATCCAAATCCTTAAAGCCACATTTTCTCGAGTGCATAATGTCCTTGGATCTGTAGAGGGAGATGTTGACAATATGATGAATAAACTTGCTACATTAATGTGTAATCCGATGATTGAGTATGTCAAGGGCTTGAAAGCTGAAATAACATCAGGAACGTTCCCAAAGTTGTTGACAATAGTGGAAGAAATGGTAGAAGCAAATAAAGATCGAAGACTAGAATTAGAGGAAGCAAGAATGAAGTTGAAAGGGGCAGAAGAATGGAAGATTGAGGCTTTGGGCAGATTGCAGGAATCAGAGGGGCGAGCAAGGAAGATGAAAGTGCAGCTAGGACTCTTATTGGAATCTGAAAAGAGGTCCTTGAACTTGGAGCGTAACACTGGGAAAGAG ttcttATGTTTAAGGGAAGATCAGACAAAAGATGAGAAGTTGTTGTGGGAACTACTGAAGAAAAAGAGGAAATACCAACCACCAGACAGTCCATTTGCACAAACAGGATTCCTGTGCACTGGGACCAGCAACACACAGAGGAAATTAACAAATGGGAGGTCATTAATCCATTGCAAACCCATCAAACGTAGCTGTGTCCAGGGATTAAATCCACAAACCCCGCGCTTGGATTACTTGATACCCCTAGGTTCAACACCTTCAACGACAACTCATAATTGCTTTAAAATGCGCAAGCGCATTACACCATGA